The Gallus gallus isolate bGalGal1 chromosome 3, bGalGal1.mat.broiler.GRCg7b, whole genome shotgun sequence genome window below encodes:
- the LOC121110272 gene encoding uncharacterized protein LOC121110272 isoform X1 yields MHSSVPRKMDKNCEILDQFNRRLQALTRCMAMLTLELPEGSDDSTSSVTVSENRCSLRTSLYPLSTSCGEMEAPYRHPKAQENLESSIPERKAEQGLGLSDQRKPDVMVAPTVQDLPLEDEAMQSHSEHPNIKMQAPQFLKRSFSEPVLGQRDSQLPHPLRHSRRPTYSLFQRGHGQALARRSAAQALVPRRKSAPETDTCRQETRIPVHIACCRIYEGPDDHQIKMMHLWLEQYEYVERRKLEFYRDYYTQPNNEGSQGVAPSDTAAPVVAGGATVRERNSPEVKASEQQDKKNTTAAQQPEGLPERTLVESSSVVPWRRLPQGRPFRPQAAHAEMTPRQEAAEHTTPRPGTPPMLCRNCCAPALLCRFIQNAGAKLRAASMALYSLIRKATKKLSKKGREPIMKNRSLEQARLDTDQRRSRRSLSLLAKKKNPRTPQEAMRKDTVASQDKTFSDASEARGAKKALSQGGSSHRHLDVLAPVARREPANVLLPRRRLLLETEAPAPSQSVLADVQAGTAAVSSGLLPDATRGQKQKGKGHTQDKSAPPRRKSPKKKESSSEQRPSGLPQPPNPTGTDVSVLFVQEQRPSGLPQPPNPTGTNVPVLVMQELFTALRALNKARQTADELQKQVLASFSNQPTNNAK; encoded by the exons ATGCA CTCCTCAGTGCCCAGGAAAATGGATAAGAACTGTGAAATACTCGACCAGTTCAACAGACGTCTTCAGGCCTTGACCAGATGCATGGCGAT GCTCACCTTGGAACTGCCTGAGGGCAGCGATGATTCCACCAGCTCGGTCACAGTGAGTGAAAACCGCTGCTCTTTGAGGACATCGCTGTATCCGTTGAGCACCAGTTGTGGGGAAATGGAGGCACCTTACCGACACCCAAAAGCCCAGGAGAACTTGGAAAGCTCCATCCCAGAAAGGAAAGCGGAGCAGGGACTGGGCCTCAGTGATCAGAGAAAGCCTGATGTGATGGTGGCTCCCACGGTGCAGGACCTGCCCTTAGAGGATGAGGCTATGCAAAGTCATTCGGAGCATCCTAACATAAAAATGCAGGCACCACAGTTCCTGAAGAGGAGTTTCTCAGAGCCCGTCCTGGGTCAGAGAGACTCCCAGCTTCCCCATCCTCTGAGGCACTCAAGGAGGCCCACTTACTCGCTCTTCCAGCGTGGGCATGGGCAAGCTCTGGCAAGGAGGTCAGCAGCACAGGCCCTTGTCCCACGGCGAAAATCTGCCCCCGAGACAGATACGTGCAGACAAGAAACAAGGATTCCAGTCCACATTGCCTGCTGCAGAATCTATGAAGGCCCTGATGACCATCAGATCAAGATGATGCATCTGTGGCTGGAGCAATATGAATATGTTGAGAGGCGAAAGTTGGAATTTTATAGAGACTACTACACCCAGCCTAACAACGAAGGATCCCAGGGCGTGGCTCCATCTGACACTGCAGCCCCGGTTGTTGCAGGAGGAGCAACAGTTCGAGAGAGGAATTCACCCGAGGTCAAGGCCAGTgagcaacaggacaagaaaaataccactgctgcccagcagccagaGGGGCTCCCTGAACGTACCCTCGTGGAGAGTTCTTCGGTTGTGCCATGGAGGCGTCTGCCACAGGGTAGACCATTCAGACCCCAAGCAGCACACGCAGAGATGACGCCCaggcaagaagcagcagaacacacGACTCCTAGACCAGGGACACCACCTATGCTGTGCAGAAACTGCTGTGCACCAGCCCTCCTGTGCCGTTTCATTCAGAATGCCGGGGCCAAGCTCCGAGCTGCCAGCATGGCCCTCTATTCCCTGATCAGAAAGGCAACTAAGAAGCTCtcaaagaagggaagagagcccATCATGAAAAACAGATCCTTAgagcaggccaggctggacacaGATCAACGTAGGAGCAGACGATCACTGAGTCTACtggccaaaaagaaaaacccacgTACACCTCAGGAGGCAATGAGGAAGGACACGGTGGCATCTCAAGATAAGACTTTCAGCGATGCCAGTGAGGCCAGAGGTGCCAAAAAAGCATTGAGCCAGGGtggcagcagccacaggcaCCTGGACGTGCTGGCTCCTGTTGCCCGTAGAGAGCCAGCCAACGTGCTGCTACCTCGGAGAAGGCTGCTCTTGGAGACTGAAGCTCCTGCCCCATCTCAGTCTGTTCTAGCAGATGTCCaggcaggcacagctgcagtgagtAGTGGATTACTGCCAGATGCTACCAGGGGGCAGAAGCAGAAGGGCAAGGGTCACACCCAGGACAAGTCAGCTCCTCCAAGAAGAAAGTCCCCAAAGAAAAAGGAGTCTTCCAGTGAGCAGAGACCCTCAGGTCTGCCACAGCCTCCAAATCCCACTGGGACCGACGTTTCAGTCCTCTTCGTGCAGGAGCAGAGACCCTCAGGTCTGCCACAGCCTCCAAATCCCACTGGGACCAACGTTCCAGTCCTCGTCATGCAGGAGCTTTTCACAGCACTTAGAGCTTTGAACAAAGCCAGACAAACTGCTgatgagctgcagaagcaggtgCTGGCTTCCTTCTCAAATCAGCCCACAAACAATGCCAAGTAA
- the LOC124418352 gene encoding uncharacterized protein LOC124418352 — protein sequence MDHVLKVLLQFCKDYFGKYAPSKKDIHALISRLEREGEFKAPHEILDHQRWDDLTSEFAQHIMSAQEGGSELKTWGLILGALKAARVEGKVLVEARYLLGLGGGGETPDSGGSDGGSGSVSCSGREETEPPMTVGEMAAGEPTALSSKEDKRQESERSFCRPPPPYPDPSGGTLYPFSELRQCYLTQGGGGSSDLHGQDQLTAHKGRDQTNGPSNADRGHSPPSLVSPRGGSASDGVEEKEGTGFECRGRDHVADWYWIRSEALGKGIVPEAFPVTE from the coding sequence ATGGACCATGTTCTTAAGgtattgcttcagttttgtaagGATTACTTTGGCAAGTATGCTCCTTCTAAGAAGGATATCCACGCACTTATTTCCCGGTTAGAGCGGGAGGGGGAGTTCAAAGCCCCCCACGAGATCCTTGATCACCAGAGGTGGGATGATCTCACCTCTGAGTTTGCGCAACATATTATGAGTGCTCAGGAGGGCGGGTCggagttaaaaacttggggtCTGATACTAGGGGCGTTGAAAGCGGCCAGAGTAGAGGGAAAGGTATTGGTGGAGGCTCGATACCTTTTGGGTCTCGGCGGTGGAGGCGAGACACCGGATTCAggggggtccgatgggggctCGGGATCAGTTTCTTGCAGCGGCCGAGAGGAGACGGAGCCGCCAATGACCGTTGGCGAGATGGCGGCGGGTGAGCCGACCgcgctcagttcaaaagaagacaaacgACAAGAGAGCGAACGTTCGTTCTGTCGTCCCCCTCCCCCGTATCCGGACCCCTCAGGCGGAACGTTGTATCCTTTCTCAGAATTACGTCAGTGTTACCTGACTCAAGGGGGCGGAGGAAGCTCTGATCTACATGGGCAGGATCAACTTACTGCCCACAAGGGGAGGGACCAGACGAACGGTCCGTCCAATGCGGACAGGGGGCATAGCCCACCGTCTCTGGTCTCTCCCAGGGGCGGTAGTGCGAGTGATggtgtagaggagaaagaagggactggctttgagtgcagggggagggaTCATGTGGCGGACTGGTATTGGATTAGATCGGAGGCTTTAGGGaagggtatagttccagaggcattcccGGTGACTGAGTGA